The proteins below are encoded in one region of Rhododendron vialii isolate Sample 1 chromosome 7a, ASM3025357v1:
- the LOC131333440 gene encoding uncharacterized protein LOC131333440 — MRYSTPGVGRCWYIKHMSQLHVFAPTMLLPDGLRSSFEGISRTIWILIKRECKVWPIQVVNAVMQKGWHEFHTTHALTTNYKLILACERRWIFNAIILDQNDVEVSYDWTMLLNEHWRTFHAFEGNFITACLPSTIQHNLPLMKSGYWCNPHTNYLREFQTRLQPVLEDLNLQLISVQMGNRTWSISVDNAQLNAAMFNIVLDALQLQLYDYVLIIMLPNLDVRELSFWILQIIEKGSMTGFSLEFTSPALGISWQKQ, encoded by the exons ATGCGATATAGCACTCCAG GTGTTGGACGATGCTGGTATATTAAGCATATGTCCCAGCTTCACGTGTTTGCGCCAACTATG CTATTGCCCGACGGTTTACGCTCTTCTTTCGAAGGCATCAGTAGGACTATTTGGATCTTGATAAAACGCGAATGTAAGGTTTGGCCTATTCAAGTTGTGAATGCTGTCATGCAAAAGGGTTGGCATGAGTTTCATACAACTCATGCTCTCACAACTAACTACAAGCTAATTTTAGCGTGTGAGCGGAGGTGGATTTTTAATGCAATAATTCTTGATCAAAATGATGTGGAAGTTTCATATGATTGGACAATGTTACTCAATGAACATTGGCGAACATTCCATGCTTTTGAAG GTAATTTTATAACCGCTTGTCTGCCATCAACAATCCAACATAATTTGCCACTTATGAAGTCTGGCTATTGGTGCAACCCACACACAAATTATCTGCGG GAATTCCAAACTAGGCTTCAGCCTGTGCTTGAAGACCTGAATTTACAGCTTATTTCAGTTCAAATGGGCAATAGAACTTGGTCCATATCTGTTGATAATGCACAACTGAATGCTGCTATGTTTAACATAGTCTTGGATGCTTTGCAGCTTCAGCTTTATGATTATGTGCTAATCATTATGTTACCAAACCTCGACGTTAGAGAGTTGTCATTCTGGATTCTCCAAATAATAGAGAAAGGATCTATGACTGGTTTTAGTTTGGAATTTACATCTCCTGCTCTTGGAATATCATGGCAGAAGCAATGA